A single genomic interval of Deferribacter autotrophicus harbors:
- a CDS encoding molybdopterin-containing oxidoreductase family protein, which produces MPCISRRNFLKLGVASTLSANLLSIQKSYAEVSSVDFGMEKKVPVLCRMCAQFCPMLAVIRDGRVIRVESNKHTPHPGICARGRAAMGALYNPDRIKYPLIRVGKRGEGKFRRATWDEALNMIADKLKELKNKGEEHLVAFLPRFNSAPEMDKQFFKIYGTPNIVGYGDTCFGNSLVVSFGAIFGGKEDKGVPGGGTGALTPDYENAKYGLLINRNPGGGLVTFPWGIMFGRGKRNGLKITVVDPRKPSEAGESLTDWLPIRPGTDLAFLLALTNIILTTDGYNKEFLNKYTNAAMLIDDEGKPVYTEKTDDKHFDYLVFDEADKSFKLSHLAQKPALIGTFEYNGKKVKTALTALRESSNQYTPEWAEKITSIPASKIKQVAENLIKNSPQVFIERGYRSTRYENSMEEKRVILILNVLLGNIGTKGGMILQRKVKTAHFLKTPKPQKKPISLYYRKFDNFSFINTANYRRLFIKSLLEEKPYKCKMAVFWGQNIIGGSTGGEEIIKALEKLEMIVAVSPFFNETVLYADVVIPDAMFLERDEAIRTKFKTPYPVIAIHKKAVEPLFEAKNGYWIVLELAKRVFDSETYNKYFKEFEEKGIQAIWDKQLSHIKGFTDEEKAEFSIPALFEKGVWTGHIKYGVKAKTKSKKIEIYSTFFLNNYLKMKPKNEKLASILDPKFKYIEPYWRTSKNYLGNDEFVPITAFNPLSSFTGAQTKNNPILKVLGEMIDWDAVYINKAKGEKLGLKDGDMVEIFNIEKPHLPTLAKVKLVEYVHPDALFAYYGVGAGFYNKLNKFLTYAPQYGLNPNHIGNFNFSPLDGGQLSQDFIVKIRRAK; this is translated from the coding sequence ATGCCCTGTATAAGCAGAAGAAATTTTTTGAAGCTAGGAGTAGCTTCAACCTTGTCTGCAAATCTACTATCTATTCAAAAATCTTATGCCGAAGTTTCTTCCGTTGATTTTGGAATGGAAAAGAAAGTACCCGTTTTGTGCAGAATGTGTGCACAATTTTGTCCAATGCTAGCAGTTATACGCGATGGGAGGGTAATAAGAGTAGAGTCAAACAAACACACACCACATCCAGGAATATGTGCTCGTGGTAGAGCAGCAATGGGAGCATTATATAATCCTGACAGAATTAAATATCCATTAATCAGGGTAGGAAAAAGGGGAGAGGGCAAATTTAGAAGAGCTACATGGGATGAAGCTCTAAACATGATCGCTGATAAATTAAAAGAACTTAAAAATAAAGGTGAAGAGCATCTTGTAGCTTTTCTTCCACGATTTAATAGTGCTCCAGAAATGGATAAACAGTTTTTCAAAATTTATGGAACCCCAAATATTGTAGGTTATGGAGATACCTGTTTTGGTAATTCTCTTGTAGTTAGTTTTGGAGCAATTTTTGGAGGTAAAGAGGATAAAGGTGTACCTGGTGGCGGAACTGGAGCTCTCACACCTGATTATGAAAATGCAAAATACGGATTGCTCATAAATAGAAACCCTGGCGGCGGACTTGTAACATTCCCATGGGGTATAATGTTTGGTCGTGGAAAGAGAAACGGATTGAAAATTACTGTAGTTGATCCTAGGAAACCATCTGAAGCAGGAGAAAGTCTCACTGATTGGCTACCTATCAGACCTGGAACAGACCTTGCTTTCCTTTTAGCCTTAACTAACATTATTTTAACCACTGACGGCTACAACAAGGAGTTTTTAAATAAATATACCAATGCTGCAATGCTAATTGATGATGAAGGAAAACCTGTATACACAGAAAAAACTGATGATAAACATTTTGATTATCTAGTATTTGATGAAGCTGATAAATCCTTCAAATTATCACATCTTGCTCAAAAACCTGCATTGATAGGAACATTTGAGTATAACGGTAAAAAAGTAAAAACAGCACTTACAGCATTAAGAGAATCCTCAAATCAATATACTCCAGAATGGGCTGAAAAAATCACATCAATCCCAGCAAGTAAAATTAAACAAGTAGCTGAAAATCTGATTAAGAATTCCCCACAAGTATTCATCGAAAGAGGATACAGATCAACCAGATATGAAAACTCAATGGAAGAGAAACGTGTAATTTTGATATTAAACGTTCTTTTAGGAAACATTGGAACAAAAGGTGGAATGATTTTGCAAAGAAAAGTCAAGACAGCCCACTTTTTAAAAACACCAAAACCTCAAAAAAAACCTATCAGTCTCTACTACAGAAAATTTGATAATTTCTCATTTATTAACACAGCAAATTACAGAAGATTATTTATCAAGTCACTTTTAGAAGAAAAACCCTACAAATGCAAAATGGCAGTTTTTTGGGGACAAAACATAATAGGTGGTTCAACAGGTGGAGAAGAAATAATTAAAGCTTTAGAAAAACTTGAAATGATTGTAGCTGTATCCCCATTTTTCAACGAAACAGTTCTTTATGCTGATGTGGTTATTCCCGATGCAATGTTTTTAGAAAGAGATGAAGCAATAAGAACAAAATTCAAAACACCATATCCGGTCATAGCAATCCATAAAAAAGCTGTAGAACCACTTTTTGAAGCAAAAAATGGTTACTGGATTGTTCTCGAACTCGCAAAAAGAGTATTTGATAGTGAAACCTATAATAAATACTTTAAAGAATTCGAAGAGAAAGGTATTCAAGCCATCTGGGATAAACAGCTTTCACATATCAAAGGGTTTACTGATGAAGAAAAAGCTGAATTCTCAATACCTGCCCTTTTTGAAAAAGGGGTTTGGACAGGTCATATAAAATACGGCGTAAAAGCTAAAACAAAATCGAAAAAAATAGAAATATACAGCACTTTCTTCCTTAATAACTATCTGAAAATGAAACCTAAAAACGAAAAATTGGCTTCAATACTTGATCCAAAATTTAAATATATTGAACCATACTGGAGAACATCTAAAAATTATCTTGGCAATGATGAGTTCGTACCAATAACAGCATTCAATCCTTTGAGTTCATTTACCGGTGCACAAACTAAAAACAACCCAATTTTAAAGGTTTTGGGTGAAATGATTGATTGGGATGCAGTGTATATTAACAAAGCAAAAGGTGAAAAATTGGGGTTAAAAGATGGAGACATGGTGGAAATTTTCAATATAGAAAAACCTCATTTACCAACGTTGGCTAAGGTAAAACTAGTGGAGTATGTTCATCCTGATGCTCTCTTTGCATATTACGGAGTTGGCGCTGGTTTTTATAATAAACTCAATAAATTTCTAACTTATGCTCCACAATACGGTTTGAACCCAAACCATATTGGCAATTTCAACTTTTCACCACTTGATGGTGGTCAACTTTCTCAAGATTTCATTGTAAAAATAAGGAGGGCAAAATGA
- a CDS encoding FeoA family protein — protein MRLNDAKVNKEYIVVEIDKNDKDALKKICSLGILPGLNMKVIQKKPMIIFEVFHSRFAIDKELADKIIIKELS, from the coding sequence ATGAGGCTAAACGATGCAAAAGTAAATAAAGAGTACATTGTAGTTGAAATTGACAAAAACGATAAAGATGCCTTAAAAAAAATATGTTCATTGGGAATTTTACCTGGACTAAATATGAAAGTTATTCAAAAAAAACCAATGATAATATTTGAAGTTTTCCATTCACGTTTCGCCATTGATAAGGAGCTAGCAGACAAAATTATTATCAAAGAGCTTAGTTAA
- the feoB gene encoding ferrous iron transport protein B, with translation MHKKEYKVLLVGNPNVGKSALFYNITKKYASVSNYPGTTVSIFKGKTKIGTHHEIEIIDTPGFYNFLTITEEEKVTKEIIFKKEYDCILHVVDAKNIVRMLPLTFQLMEAGIPTILVLNMYDELECKGMEINISHLEHDLGIPVVKTTAIKNKGTENLISRLVSILEGRYNFQPVNINYGNNIEVYIKKITSLLKNEYPISKRAIALLLLQKDKDTIELIKSENNYPEIIKIINSLPEDLNIEISSKRLSFSQELCSEHFYSNGKSKGFTIKQFLDKITLHPVAGFIAVLLILYFGFYKFVGQFGAGTLVDFIETKIFEESINPYINNLFHKLLGSTIFFNLFAGDYGIITLGLRYAIAIVLPVVSTFFFMFSLLEDSGYLVRLSIILDKSLKKIGLSGRSVIPLILGLGCGTMATVVTRTLETKRERLLVTFLLALTIPCSAQLGVILGLFEQSFSALLIWFFTILIVFLLSGFILNRYTKGKGASFFMEVPPLRMPSLKNVFLKTYSRLKWYALEVIPLFIFASILIWIGKITKLFDLFSLILSYPAKLAGLPEKMGEIFLYGFFRRDFGAAGLYDIQNILSIRHLLVASVILTLFVPCIAQLSVMIKERGFKTSMIIFGTVIPFAFFVGIILNAILVMVGY, from the coding sequence ATGCACAAGAAAGAATACAAAGTGTTGCTTGTGGGCAACCCAAATGTGGGTAAAAGTGCCCTTTTTTACAATATCACAAAAAAATATGCCTCCGTATCAAACTATCCAGGAACTACAGTCTCAATATTCAAAGGTAAAACAAAAATAGGTACCCACCATGAAATTGAGATCATAGATACACCCGGATTTTACAATTTTTTGACTATTACAGAAGAAGAAAAAGTAACAAAAGAAATTATATTTAAAAAAGAATATGATTGTATCCTCCATGTGGTAGATGCAAAAAATATTGTTAGAATGCTCCCTTTAACTTTTCAGCTGATGGAAGCAGGTATCCCTACCATACTTGTTTTAAACATGTATGATGAACTTGAATGCAAAGGGATGGAAATCAATATTTCCCATCTCGAACACGACCTCGGAATACCTGTAGTAAAAACTACCGCCATAAAAAACAAAGGCACAGAAAACCTCATATCAAGACTTGTAAGTATCTTAGAAGGTAGATATAACTTTCAACCTGTAAATATAAATTATGGTAACAACATTGAAGTTTATATCAAAAAAATTACTTCACTTTTGAAAAACGAATATCCTATTTCAAAAAGAGCTATCGCTTTACTACTACTGCAAAAAGATAAAGATACTATAGAATTAATAAAAAGTGAGAACAATTACCCTGAAATAATTAAAATTATCAATTCCCTTCCTGAAGATTTGAACATAGAAATATCATCAAAAAGATTGAGTTTTTCGCAAGAATTATGCAGCGAACATTTTTATTCAAATGGTAAATCAAAAGGATTTACCATAAAACAGTTTCTGGATAAAATTACATTACACCCAGTGGCTGGGTTTATTGCTGTTTTACTAATACTATATTTTGGTTTTTACAAATTTGTAGGACAGTTTGGAGCAGGTACCCTTGTAGATTTTATTGAAACAAAAATATTTGAAGAAAGTATCAACCCATACATCAATAATCTGTTTCACAAACTCTTAGGTTCCACCATATTTTTTAATCTATTCGCTGGCGATTACGGTATAATTACACTTGGACTAAGATATGCTATTGCCATCGTGTTACCTGTGGTTTCTACTTTCTTTTTTATGTTTTCTCTGCTGGAGGATTCAGGATACCTTGTTAGACTATCCATTATCCTTGATAAATCACTCAAGAAAATTGGTTTGAGCGGACGTTCTGTAATCCCTTTAATCCTTGGGCTTGGCTGTGGCACTATGGCAACTGTTGTTACTAGAACTCTTGAAACAAAAAGGGAAAGACTCCTTGTTACTTTTCTACTTGCACTAACCATCCCTTGTTCTGCACAGCTTGGCGTAATTTTAGGCTTATTTGAGCAAAGCTTCTCAGCTTTATTAATATGGTTTTTCACAATCTTGATAGTATTCTTATTAAGCGGCTTCATACTAAACAGATACACAAAAGGGAAAGGGGCAAGCTTTTTTATGGAGGTACCGCCTCTTAGAATGCCTAGTTTGAAAAATGTCTTTTTGAAAACATATTCAAGGCTAAAATGGTATGCCCTAGAGGTTATCCCTCTCTTTATTTTTGCATCTATCCTAATCTGGATTGGAAAAATAACAAAACTTTTTGACCTTTTCTCTCTTATTCTCTCCTACCCCGCAAAACTAGCGGGACTTCCTGAAAAAATGGGGGAAATCTTTCTTTATGGCTTTTTCAGAAGGGATTTTGGTGCTGCCGGACTATATGACATTCAAAATATCCTTTCTATCCGTCATTTACTTGTAGCAAGTGTCATACTTACTCTTTTTGTTCCATGTATTGCCCAGCTTTCTGTCATGATAAAAGAAAGAGGATTTAAGACCTCAATGATAATTTTTGGTACTGTCATCCCTTTTGCTTTTTTTGTGGGAATCATCCTCAATGCAATCCTTGTAATGGTGGGTTACTGA
- a CDS encoding PAS domain S-box protein: MKRIFFFILTYLILIISIAYASYDHVVLIVHSHDEEYEMSHHIYDTIEKTLTGPGKGIRIVTEFIDSTRINNDFHYFDTMNRSFFVKYSMNIPDVIVTIGNDALSFVYSLRDSLFYNVPIVFVNVINLKDRIVLDNLTTGIYEKYDYPGLVKEIINLQPNIKKIVFLGDSYFELLRDFLEAEITEFIKGNKFENVDIELLDGLSLDGIVERFKGKKDTALIVMSALNNHSEIRFVEGINKFLFNNLKIPLYTFYNEAMETGSVIGGKVLSCSEKGRIVAKYVLELLEGKSIKKLPLVSTDKLSRWVFDYNLLKNFNIDLKKLPKDSLVLNAPDDKIHLDKNLVYFIILVLIILAAGFSIYNYFQKKHKKILMLYKMVLEHTYDIIIITNFEGDIIDVFGNVENTFGFTEDEIKKMNVSELYFDKAERNKFMVNIKESGKLSNLITVFKKKDGKKLIFESSAIYFRMDNEDRIFTILRDITDKLENEEELKFYGYLIENSPVFISVMDTDGKIIYANNYFLSFTGYEKNEYLDKKCIFFNKEFFDEIKQKLEENGFWSGEIENVKMDGSIYTESAIISKTNYKGKDVYVKFGIDITEHKKIKDKMIAQQKFETLGQLAGGIAHDFNNILTVISSYLQVYKMKVTNESDKKIFNKMIETVDKASVLISQLLAFSRQDSHQPVLINVSKYLVDSVDIYRRLVREDIELILERKTKEVIVKVDPVHLDQMFMNMINNSVYALEQVERDNKYIKITIDKKVFHEDKPYGIFTINKGKYAEIIIEDNGTGIDESIVDKIFEPFFTTKPRGKGTGLGLASIYGFIKRNNGYILVDTKKGEYTKFTIYLPLFEMKSKENQDLINANEKIKLLKDKHVVVIDDNKDLAHSVGTMLSGLCRKVTVFDNPLKAKDFILANKDDIGLVISDIMMPEMSGIELVDILKKEGVSLPIVLMTGYATEEFKEGKVSVPVISKPFSLNNLLEYL; encoded by the coding sequence ATGAAAAGGATATTTTTTTTCATTTTAACATATTTGATATTAATAATTTCTATTGCTTATGCTTCTTATGACCATGTTGTTTTAATCGTTCACTCGCATGATGAAGAATATGAAATGTCTCATCATATCTATGATACAATAGAAAAGACACTTACTGGCCCAGGAAAAGGAATAAGGATAGTAACAGAGTTTATTGATAGTACAAGAATAAATAATGATTTTCATTATTTTGATACAATGAACAGAAGTTTTTTTGTGAAATATTCAATGAATATTCCAGATGTTATTGTGACTATAGGAAATGATGCACTTAGTTTTGTATATTCTTTAAGAGATAGTTTATTTTATAATGTTCCTATAGTGTTTGTTAATGTAATAAATCTTAAAGATAGAATAGTCTTAGATAATCTTACCACAGGGATTTATGAAAAATATGATTATCCCGGTTTGGTTAAAGAGATAATAAATTTACAGCCAAATATAAAGAAGATAGTATTTTTAGGTGATTCTTATTTTGAACTTTTACGTGATTTTTTAGAAGCTGAAATAACTGAATTTATTAAAGGAAATAAATTTGAGAATGTTGATATAGAATTATTGGATGGTTTGAGTTTAGATGGAATAGTTGAAAGATTTAAAGGGAAGAAGGATACTGCTCTGATAGTTATGAGTGCATTAAATAATCATAGTGAGATACGTTTTGTAGAAGGCATAAATAAGTTTCTATTTAATAATTTAAAGATACCTTTATATACGTTTTATAATGAGGCTATGGAGACAGGGAGTGTAATAGGTGGAAAGGTATTAAGTTGTAGCGAAAAAGGGAGGATAGTTGCAAAGTATGTTTTAGAACTTCTTGAAGGAAAAAGTATAAAAAAATTGCCGTTAGTTTCAACTGATAAATTGAGTAGGTGGGTTTTTGATTATAATTTACTGAAAAATTTTAATATTGATTTAAAAAAGCTTCCAAAAGATAGCTTAGTTTTGAATGCTCCTGATGATAAAATTCATTTGGATAAAAATTTAGTATATTTCATCATATTGGTCTTAATTATATTAGCTGCAGGTTTTTCTATATATAATTATTTCCAAAAAAAGCATAAGAAAATTTTAATGCTTTATAAAATGGTTTTGGAACATACATATGATATTATTATAATAACAAATTTCGAAGGTGATATTATCGATGTTTTTGGCAATGTGGAAAATACCTTTGGTTTTACAGAAGATGAAATAAAAAAAATGAATGTAAGTGAATTATATTTTGATAAAGCAGAAAGAAATAAATTCATGGTTAATATTAAGGAATCAGGTAAATTGTCCAATTTGATTACAGTATTTAAGAAAAAGGATGGTAAGAAGTTAATATTTGAAAGTTCGGCAATATATTTTCGCATGGATAATGAAGATAGAATTTTTACAATTTTAAGAGATATAACAGATAAGTTGGAAAATGAGGAGGAATTGAAATTTTATGGTTATTTGATTGAAAATTCTCCTGTATTTATTTCAGTGATGGATACTGATGGGAAAATAATATATGCAAATAATTACTTTTTATCGTTTACAGGGTATGAAAAAAATGAATATTTGGATAAAAAATGTATATTTTTTAATAAGGAATTTTTTGATGAAATTAAGCAAAAACTGGAAGAAAATGGATTCTGGAGTGGTGAAATTGAAAACGTTAAAATGGATGGCTCAATCTATACTGAAAGTGCCATAATTTCAAAAACAAATTATAAAGGCAAGGATGTTTATGTAAAGTTTGGCATTGATATTACTGAGCATAAAAAGATTAAAGACAAAATGATAGCTCAACAAAAATTTGAGACACTTGGACAGCTTGCTGGTGGGATAGCTCACGATTTTAATAATATTTTAACAGTAATTTCTTCATATTTGCAGGTTTATAAAATGAAAGTGACTAATGAAAGTGATAAAAAAATTTTTAATAAGATGATTGAAACTGTGGATAAGGCATCTGTCCTTATATCTCAGCTTCTTGCTTTTAGCAGGCAAGATTCTCACCAGCCGGTTTTAATCAACGTGTCTAAATATCTTGTAGACTCAGTGGATATATACAGAAGGCTTGTGAGAGAAGATATTGAACTGATTTTGGAAAGGAAAACGAAAGAGGTAATTGTGAAAGTTGATCCTGTACATTTAGATCAGATGTTTATGAATATGATAAATAATTCTGTTTATGCACTTGAGCAGGTTGAGAGGGATAACAAATATATTAAAATAACAATAGATAAAAAAGTTTTTCATGAAGATAAACCATATGGAATTTTTACTATAAACAAAGGTAAATATGCTGAAATAATTATTGAAGATAATGGAACTGGTATCGATGAAAGTATTGTGGATAAAATATTTGAGCCATTTTTTACTACCAAACCAAGAGGAAAAGGGACAGGACTTGGCCTTGCTTCCATTTATGGCTTTATTAAAAGAAATAATGGTTATATTCTTGTGGATACTAAGAAAGGAGAATATACAAAATTCACAATTTATTTACCGTTATTTGAGATGAAATCTAAAGAAAATCAAGATTTAATAAATGCAAACGAAAAAATTAAATTGTTAAAAGACAAACATGTGGTGGTGATAGATGACAATAAAGACTTAGCGCATTCTGTAGGGACTATGTTGTCAGGACTTTGTAGAAAAGTGACGGTTTTTGATAATCCATTGAAAGCAAAGGATTTTATTTTGGCAAACAAAGATGATATAGGTCTGGTGATTTCAGATATTATGATGCCTGAAATGAGCGGAATTGAATTGGTTGATATCTTGAAGAAAGAAGGTGTTAGTTTACCCATTGTTTTAATGACTGGTTATGCGACAGAGGAGTTCAAAGAAGGAAAAGTGTCAGTGCCTGTGATTTCTAAACCATTTAGTCTCAACAATCTGTTAGAATATTTGTAA
- a CDS encoding heavy metal translocating P-type ATPase translates to MKKYFLKGLDCPACAIKIENGLKTALSDETISINFTYKTVTLKSEQYKDAKHIIKKLDPDVELIDLSKKEVDIDDSVNTKFEFTKILIALMLFTISLFYKSKLSAYPLFEYTAFLTPYFIIGYPVILKAAKNIKNKQIFDENFLILIATIGAIAIKELPEAVAVMLFYNVGEYLQNLAVGRSRKSIKNLLNLKPETVNIIKNDTYITVTPEEVKIGDIILVKPGEKIPLDGVVVEGSSFVNTSALTGEFVPKRVKAGEDILSGMINESGLLKIKVTKEYKDSTIAKILELVEEASSRKSKTEQFITKFARYYTPFVVFTALFIAFIPPIILPNQTYANWIYRALILLVISCPCALVISIPLSYFSGIGKSAKNGILVKGSNYLEALTDTEVVAFDKTGTLTKGVFKINRIVTKNGASEDEILKYAAYAEINSNHPVAEVIVKSFGQPIDKSKIESFEEIKGYGLKAVVNGKTILVGNDGLMHMKGIPHDDCDVEHSVVYVAVDGKFLGYILIDDEIKEESLQVVNKLKQVGVNKVIMLTGDNFNAAKKIADKLNIDEFYAGLLPQDKVDKLKEIKDKLSEKQRVVFAGDGINDAPVIALSDIGIAMGGVGSDAAIEAADIVIMDDNPLAIPKAIKIAKHTKKIAKENIIFSLSVKGIFIILGIFGVATMWEAVFADVGVALLAILNSLRIFTYKT, encoded by the coding sequence ATGAAAAAATATTTTTTAAAAGGGCTCGACTGTCCAGCATGTGCAATAAAAATTGAAAATGGTTTAAAGACTGCTCTTTCAGATGAAACAATATCAATAAATTTTACCTATAAAACAGTAACTCTTAAAAGCGAACAATATAAGGATGCAAAACATATTATAAAAAAATTAGACCCCGATGTGGAGTTGATTGATTTATCAAAAAAAGAAGTAGATATTGACGATTCTGTTAACACTAAATTCGAGTTCACAAAAATTCTAATTGCTTTAATGCTATTTACAATCTCTCTTTTTTACAAATCAAAACTATCAGCTTATCCTCTCTTTGAATATACAGCCTTTCTAACCCCCTACTTCATTATAGGTTATCCTGTAATACTCAAAGCAGCTAAAAATATTAAAAACAAACAGATTTTTGATGAAAACTTTCTAATTTTGATAGCTACAATCGGTGCCATTGCCATTAAAGAATTACCGGAAGCTGTAGCAGTAATGCTCTTTTACAACGTAGGGGAATATCTTCAAAATTTAGCAGTCGGTAGATCAAGAAAATCTATTAAGAACCTGCTCAATCTAAAACCTGAAACTGTAAATATTATTAAAAACGATACTTATATTACAGTGACCCCAGAAGAAGTTAAAATAGGAGATATAATACTTGTAAAACCAGGAGAAAAAATACCTTTAGATGGAGTGGTTGTAGAAGGAAGCAGTTTCGTGAACACTTCTGCACTTACAGGAGAATTTGTTCCAAAAAGAGTAAAGGCAGGGGAAGACATCTTATCAGGAATGATAAATGAAAGCGGTCTTTTGAAAATAAAAGTCACAAAAGAATACAAGGATTCCACAATAGCAAAGATATTAGAACTTGTGGAAGAAGCTTCCAGCAGGAAGTCAAAAACTGAACAGTTCATCACAAAATTTGCAAGATACTACACACCATTTGTAGTTTTTACTGCACTTTTCATAGCTTTTATTCCCCCAATAATACTTCCAAATCAAACCTATGCAAACTGGATTTACCGCGCACTGATACTCCTTGTCATTTCATGTCCATGCGCTCTTGTGATTTCTATCCCGCTCTCCTATTTCTCAGGAATTGGGAAATCTGCTAAAAATGGTATTCTTGTAAAAGGGAGCAACTACCTAGAAGCACTTACTGATACTGAAGTGGTAGCATTTGATAAAACTGGAACACTTACAAAAGGGGTATTTAAAATAAACAGAATTGTCACAAAAAATGGAGCATCAGAAGATGAAATTTTAAAGTATGCTGCTTATGCAGAAATAAATTCGAATCACCCGGTAGCAGAAGTAATTGTTAAATCATTTGGACAGCCGATAGATAAATCAAAGATTGAATCATTTGAAGAAATAAAAGGTTATGGATTGAAAGCTGTCGTAAACGGAAAAACAATTCTGGTGGGAAATGATGGATTGATGCATATGAAAGGTATACCTCATGATGATTGCGACGTAGAGCATTCTGTAGTTTACGTGGCTGTGGATGGTAAATTTTTAGGATACATCCTCATCGATGATGAGATAAAAGAGGAATCTCTACAGGTTGTAAACAAACTTAAACAGGTAGGAGTAAATAAAGTCATAATGCTCACTGGAGACAATTTTAACGCTGCGAAAAAAATTGCTGACAAACTGAATATAGATGAATTTTATGCAGGTCTGCTACCTCAAGATAAAGTGGATAAATTAAAAGAGATAAAAGACAAACTGTCTGAAAAACAACGAGTGGTTTTTGCAGGGGATGGTATCAATGATGCTCCCGTTATAGCCTTAAGCGATATCGGTATCGCAATGGGTGGAGTGGGCTCAGATGCAGCTATTGAGGCTGCTGATATTGTAATTATGGATGATAACCCTTTAGCTATTCCAAAAGCTATTAAAATAGCAAAACATACAAAAAAAATTGCAAAGGAAAACATTATATTTTCTCTTAGTGTAAAAGGAATTTTCATCATCCTTGGAATATTTGGTGTTGCCACAATGTGGGAAGCAGTCTTTGCTGATGTGGGTGTAGCACTCCTTGCAATACTGAATTCATTAAGAATTTTTACTTACAAAACTTAA
- a CDS encoding ArsR/SmtB family transcription factor, with protein MKQIISEKDIEALSGLFKVLGDPTRIKILSVLKDNELCVNEITEKLNLSVSAISHQLNTLKTAKLIKSRREGKNIYYSLDDEHVDILFKNALEHIRHG; from the coding sequence ATGAAACAAATAATCAGCGAAAAAGATATTGAAGCACTTTCAGGGCTTTTTAAAGTCCTCGGTGACCCAACAAGAATCAAAATTTTGAGTGTTTTAAAGGATAATGAACTCTGTGTTAATGAAATCACAGAAAAATTAAATCTTTCAGTATCTGCCATATCACACCAGCTTAATACCCTTAAAACTGCAAAACTTATTAAAAGTCGCAGAGAAGGGAAAAATATATATTACTCATTAGATGATGAGCACGTTGATATTCTTTTCAAAAATGCTTTAGAACATATCAGACATGGGTAG